From Aegilops tauschii subsp. strangulata cultivar AL8/78 chromosome 5, Aet v6.0, whole genome shotgun sequence:
caaataatgcaataaaaataggGCCATTTGCATTTATGTCCCTAACTTGAACCACCTAATCAGATATACCCCtaattcgaaagcctgctcaaaTTTGCCCTTCCTCCGTTAGGTGCCCTTACAGAAATGCCCTTCTGCGCCGTTACCGTCCGGTCAAACAGCTTTGACCGTcctgaaaaaataggaaaaaaatctaaaaaatctAAAAATTTGTGAGATCGAAGATACTCATGTGCGCAAGGTGTGTGCAAATTTTTGTTCTACTTGGACATTCCAGGAGCTCGTGGCGAGGAAAAACAGTTAATCTGCACGCTTGTGAACAGTAAATTTGAAATaaaatagcaagaaaattaaaaaaaataaaaatttttGGCATCAAAGAGGCTTGGGTGCACAAGGTGCTTGCATGTTTTTGTGATCAAATGACATGCAAGGAGCTCTAGCAAGAAAAAACAAAATAGTCATTTTCCCAAGTTTTTTCCCAAGccaaattttgtttttttctccACAAGCCCCTCCAATGTCCAAACACAACAAAAAATTGCACGCAGCTTGCAGACCCGGGCCTCTTTGATGCCAAAAAATttcatattttttgaattttcttgctatttttttgaatttactgttcacatGCTTACATATTTATTGTTTTTCCTTTGACACGAGCTCCTGGGATGCCCAAACAGCACGAAAAATTGCACGCACCTTGCGAACCTGAGTACCTTTGATCCCACAAATTTTTagattttttagaatttttttgctatttttttcaGGACGGTCAAAGCCCTTTGACCGACTTTGACCTGCTTTGACCGGACGGTAACGACACAGAAGGGCATTTTTGTAAGTGCACCTAACGGCTGAGGGGCAAATTTGAGCAAGCTTTGAAATTAGGGGTAAATCTGAGAGTGGGCGCAAATTAGGGGCATAAATGTAAATGTCccataaaaatatgatatgcatatgaatgatctaATAACATCCTAATTtatgaaaattgggatgttacaaacctacccccttaagatgaatctcgccctcgagattcgggctggctagcaaataggtgtgGGTAATCCTGCCTgagatcttcctctcgttcccaggtagCTTCCTCCTCTATGTGATGATCCCACTGAACCTTGCATAACTTGATTGTCTTGGTGCGAGTAATTCTCTCTGCTGTCTCCAGAATCTTAACAGgcttctcctcatatgtcaaatcactctCCAACTGAATTGCCTCAAGTGGCATTGTGTCCCTCAATGGAACATCCatcatctctgcatggcacttcttcaactgagataCATGAAACACATTATGAACTCCTGACAAGGATTCTGGCAACTCCAGCTGATAAGCTACCTCTCCTCTACGCTCCAAGATCTTGTAAGgccccacaaaacgtggtgctaacttacCCTTAATTCCAAACCTCTTAATTCCACGAAGTGGTGAAACTCTAAGATATGCACGATCTCCTACCTCATATGTCACCTCCTTACGTTTTgcatcagcataactcttctgcctggactgtgCTATCTTCAGCCTGTCACGAATCAACTTGACCTTCTCCTCAGCATCTctaatcaagtctggtccaaagaATTGACGTTCTCCAAcctcatcccacatcaatggtgttcTGCACTTCCTACCATACAATACCTCAAATggtgccatcttcagactagcccGATAACTGTTATTATATGGGAACTCTGCATAaggtaaattatcatcccaactggacccatagtccaaagcacaagctctcaacatatcctccaaaatctgatttacCCTCTCTGTCTgcccatctgtctgtggatggaAAGTTGTTCTGAACTCCAGCCTGGTGCCCAAGGATTCATGCAACTGACGCCAAAATTTGGATGTGAACTGAGTACCTCTATCAGACACTACcttccttggaactccatgcagacaaacaaTTTTACACAGATAAATTTTTGCTAGCTGAGCACTGGTATAAGTAATCTTTACCGGGATGAAGTGAGCAACTTTAGTCAAACGATCAACAACTACCCAAAATAGAATCATAACCTGATCGAGTCCTGGGTAGAcctgtaatgaaatccataccaatCTCATCCCACTTCCAATCAAGTATAGGCAATGGCTGTAACAAACCTGCTGGTCTCTGATGTCCCCTGGCACACATCACATGTTGCAATATACCCAGCAATCTCCCTCTTCAGGCTaggccaccaaaatctttccctcaaatccaaatacatcttagtaTTACCTGGGTGAATAGAATAAGGTGAATCATGCGCCTCCtgaagaatcaacttcctgatatCTGCATCTTGAGGTACACAAATACGCTTCTCAAACCATATGGCTCCATGTTCATCCTCACGGAAACCTTCTGCCTTACCTTTAACCATATTCtcttttatctcagcaatctccttatcattcttttgagcttctctgatcctgtCAAGCAAAGTAGGCTTTACCTCAAGTGTTGCTAAATATCCCTTAGGAACCATCTCCAACCTGAGATTCCTGAACTGTTCACATAGCTCCGGTGGCATATTAGCAATATTGATTGCATTAGCATGGCTCCTACGACTCAATGCATCAGCAACAACATTAGCCTTACCAGGATGAGACTGCACATTCaaatcataatccttaataagctccaGCCATCTCCTCTACCTGAGGTTCAAATCCTTCTGAGTAAAATATACTTCAAGCTCTTATGATCAGTAAATATATCACAATGATTACCAATAAGATATGGCCTCcaagttttcaatgcatgcacaactgaggctaactccaaatcatgtgtaggataattatGCTCATGATTCTTAAGCTgacgtgaagcatatgaaacaactttACCTTCCTGCATCAAAACACTCCCAAGTCCTTGACAAGAAGCATCACAATATACCTGGAAGTCCTTATGTATATCCGGCAGAGTTAAGATTGGTGCTGTAACCGAACGCtgcttcaactcctgaaaactggcttcacaTTTATCAGTCCAAACAAACTTCTTCTCCTTCTTCAACAATTcagtcataggctttgcaatcttagaaaAGTTCTCAATAAACCTCCTGTAATAACCTGCAAGGCCCAAAAAGCTGCGaatctctccaactgtcgtgggtgtcTCCCACTCTGTAACTGCAGCAACCTTAGATGGATCAACTGCAACTCCATTACCTGACACAACATGTCCAAGGAAAGCTACCTCAtccagccaaaactcacatttgctgaacttggcatacaactgatgttccctcaATTTCTCCAATACCAAACGCAGATGCACCTCATGCtcttgcttattcttggagaataccatatcatcaatgaaaacaaccacaaatttatccaagaactccataaacaccttgttcatcatattcaTGAAGTATGTaggggcgttagtcaatccaaatgacataacagtatatTCATACAACCCATACCTCGCAGTAAAAGGAGTCTTTGGAATATCTTGCTCACGAATCTTCAATTGATGATAACCAGAACGAAGGTCAATCTTAGAAAACACAGTAGCTCCCTCCAACTGGTCAAACAGATCGTTTATCATAGGCAAAGGATACTTATTCTTAATGGTTACCTCATTCAGAGAATGATAATAAACGCACATCCTCAAggtcccatccttcttctccacaaacAAAACTGGAgctccccaaggtgatgaacttgggcgaataAATCCTTGTGCCTGCAATTCtcttatctgcttcttcaattcctccaACTCTTGAGGAGGCATTCTATACGGTCTCTTTGCAATAGGTCCAGTGCCTGGTATTAAATCAATAAGAAACTCAAtatctctatctggtggcatacctggcaactcctctggaaacaCATCTGGATAATCTCTCACAACTGGCACCTCTTCCAGGCTACCCCCCTTAAGAGAGTTCACCTGCACCTGATTATGCTTATACTTACACACATATTCGATCCTCTTCCCTCCTGGTGCACTGAGAGTGATAGATCAACTGGCACAATCAATACGACCTTTATATAACtgcaaccaatccatacccaaaataaTATCCAGACCTTGTGACTTTAATATAATCAAATCTGTAGGAAACTCATGCTTCCCAATAGACAACATCAACTGATGACAACCAACACCTGCTATCATCTCAGCTCCTGGGGAACTCACTCTAATAGGCATACTAAGTGTTTTGGTTGGCAATCCATGTTTATCAACAAATACCCTCGaaatgaatgaatgcgatgcaccagtatcaaaaagaacaactgCAGGTACTGAATTAATCAAGAACTTACCAATCACTGCATCAGGTTCATTGtaaacctcctccacattaacatGATTTACATGACCCTTTTGGAAGGGGTTTGGCTTGCTTGATCCTGAGTTCTTCGCCCCTGGGCAATCTGTGGCATAGTGCCCCATAGCCTTACACCTGAAGCACTGCACCTGACTCAAATCCTTTGGCGCACGTGTAACCTGGTGGTTCTGGTTATTGTTCCCTCCATTGCCATTACCATTACCATTACCATTACCTCTACCATTGCCATTGTTACTCTTGTGCCCATTatgatgatggtggccattaTGGTTGTGGCCATTCCCGCCATGATGATTATGATCATTACCTCCATGATGATTATGATGCCCATTACCTCCATTACCATGATATGAAGTGCGTGGCTTCTGCTGTGGTCCTGAATTATACCTATTATTGTTGTTATACTTCCTCTTGCGATTCTCTATGGCCTGTTGCTTTCCCTCCAGCACAATAGCCTTATCAATCAGGTCCTGACAATTCCTAAAAGTGGCCACTGTCAACTGAAGGCTCAACTCATCATTAAGGCCCTCCAAGAATTTCTCCTGCCTAGCTGCATCAGTGTTAACATCATTAGGAGCATAACGTGCAAGATTATTAAATTCCTCCACATACGCATTAACTGTGCGACCTCCCTGGCGCAAACTGCGGAACTCCTTCTTTTTCAGACTCATAGCACCAACAGACACATGTGCAGCACGAAAAGCGTCCTGAAACTGAGGCCATGTGATAGTAGCAATGGGATAAGTGACCAAGTAGTTGTCCCACCAAGCTGCAGCAGTACCCTCCAACAAATGTGAGGCAAACCTCACCCTCTCTGCATCTGTGGATCCAACCGTCTCCAGGTTCCTATTGACtgcacggagccagtcatcagccaCAATAGGTTCAGGAGAACTGGAGAACCTCTGAGGATTCAACCTCAAGAACCTGGTAAGCATATCCAcaggtggcggtggcggcggattgttgttgttattgttgttgttctGGTGCTGGACAAGCAACTGGATCAACTGAGCCTGTCCCTGAAGCAACTGCTGCATGTATGGTGGTACATCATTGCCATTGTTGTCTCCTCCTGCAGCATTACGCCTATTATCACGCCTCGGCGGCATCTGGTGGGCAAGCATAGATGAGTTATAGATATAATAGGGCCAAAGCTATGTATATATAAATATATTCTACCCATATGCATAATATGATCAAGCCAACAAAACACAACAACAAATAACACCAACAAACAAACAacaaacaatatgataatattatatatatatagtcgAATAATTTCGACACTAAGCAATTTAACAAACAACTACCAATCAAGAAGACAATCTAGTATCTTCATACCATGAAAGTGGGCATAATCAGATACGCTAACACGATAACGTTGCAATATAAAGCAAGCATGAATGGTGGTCTCAGCACTAGTTCCTACTTAACTATTCAAGATACTTGAGGGGGTTAACTAATAAACAGCAAGAAGTATAGCTGGTTTATAAAATAATTTTCACTCCTATGGCTTTTCTAATCcattttctagggtcacgtcctacagtcaacacaCTGCTCTGATGCCATCTGTAACGACCAAACCTCGAAGGATTTGAGTCTCTGTGCTTactgtgctagtccctggatcgaactcgctagcacacacagtatagatgaataccagaatagcaagtgcatcatttattacaacgtatgatccagaatgtaaaaaaaataaaacaatctgcatagcacttggctagctttattcaatcaaacagcggaaagtagcagaaaataacgacgagtcccatcatagcccacccatcatagcccactggcgatgctgagtgcagactcgcgaccctaacggtaccttactcttcgtctgaatatcctgcaacatgagatgttgcagccatataggtcaatactttgaatgtattggcaagttaCACAGGAGTAATAATATAGCAGACCTACATGTATATGCATAGTACAACAAAGGAAAGCTTGGGGGTTTATTTTGCAGAAAGCTGATTTTATCCTAATAACTACCTAATAGTCAATTTTATTATTTAGTTCTTTTATTACTACAATTATATACACAAGGTTGAGTTGGCAAAATCAACTCCAACCTACCCTTTATTAAGTTTCCCAACAAATTTATTAAGTGTCACATctgtcaagatcatccaacaactataatggcatagtggctcaaatttacccataaccgggggcatggctaatcatgattagttttaatACTCTACAGAGTTTAGTACGCTTTACCCACTGGACCCAATCTGAAGATTGAGACGAAGTCTTTCAGAAGAGGTTCCCTTAACCACCTGACGGCCACATCCCACCTACATATGCTACATCTGTCGACACTGTCTGGGAAGGGGTTCCAACAACTgatcaactaagccagagcccatatagCCAGTGGCCGCACATGGAAGCTACTAGTCACTAAGTCTGTCTAATCTTTTTGAACCTGGGCGGCATTCCACTTAGGGTGCACTCTCATGAGCGCATGGCCTTAGAAAAGGTGCAAGACCCCATGATGCCTTCCCTCAACACCAAGCAATACCACTTCCGCCCAGAGGTGAGTTAAATCCTGAGTTACTACTCAATTTagttttatatatatataatcctcaCATAAACTCAATGAATACACGAACCACCCCCGTCTACAAAGCATAGCAACCTACAACTACCACGATTTGCAAAGACGGGAAGATAGCTCAACAGCATAACAAAATAATATAGTAATCCTATACATgcatatattcatagtgtgatataactacatgcatagaaaacaatagGTAAAGGATGATCAACATGTAACTTGCCTTGTTTCTGGTTCAGAAAGTCACACTCCTGACAATAGCTCGCGTCGCACTCCGGACAATCTACACGTTTCACACAATTCAACAAATCAATCACCGAAACACAAATAGAACCAAAACAAAACCAACAGCAAGAAAACCATTTTAAAAACTGAACAACAGAAGCTTAACAGCACCTAAATGCACTATGgtcacaatgcaaaaagaatcactcgatTCCGATAAACGGTTTGAGAGTTATGGCCTCCGGGAGATTTATTTCAAAttcaaataaattcaaatttgaaaagtgCAAACATGTGCAAAGTCGGTACTGTGATAATGTGCTGATTTTTGTGAGTGCATAGGAAAAAGAATTTTCTAATTTGGACGTATACACTAAAAGATATAGCTAAAAGAAGTTTAGGTGAAAAActgaaaataaaacaaaaaggaaaacagaaaacgccTGGACACTTTAGCAACTCCCATGCGTGTCCTGTAGCAAAGTGCCATGTGGCGGCGTCCGATTGGCTGGGTGCGTGTGCTCACCAGAACAGGGGaaaacggcggcggcggtctcgggcgtcggcggcggcggctctccGGTGGTACTTCGGCGAGGGGGAAGTGACGGGAGGAGGCGGCGTGGAGtggcggaggtggtggtggtgttaaACGGCGGCGAGGCGGACTGTGCCGGTGGCGACGAAGACCTGAacgcggcggctccggcggcggcggtcgaGCTCGTTCCTCTCCCTCTGCTGCGTTTATGCCCACGAGAAGGAGTCAGCGAGAGCGGCGTCGAGAGGGGGTTCGAACGGTGACAAGTGGAGTGGCAGGGGCGTCCTTACGGAGGCAGAAACCTCCGACGACGGTGGTGGCGGGTCGAGCTCCGCGGCAAGATCCAAACAGAGCGGGCGCGTGCGTGCGGCAGAAACAGAGGCCAGGAAGTGGCTACGGGGTCTCCCCTAGGGCCTTGCCTCGCGTGCGGTGTCCCTGGTGGAGACGGGATGGACCAGGAGCGCAGATCGATCCGGCTCGCGCTCGGGTGTGCGAGCGGTGCGGCTGCGCGCGTGTTCGTCCGACCGGAGAAAGGGGATGGGAGCGGGACCCGCGGGTCAGCGGCTGAGGCGAGCTGGCGGATCGGGTGCGGGTCGGGCATGGGCGGCGCGGCGCGTACCGCTTCGCGTAGGTAGGTGGGCTGGGCTGCAGCGGAGCTGGGCCGCGACTGTTGCGCACTGGGCGCTGCGCTGTGCTGCGTGCtgcttctttttttctctttaaCAAAAACTATAGCagtaaaaactaaaaataaaacaaTAGTATAAAAACTAAATAAAAATACTTAGACACACAGTAAAATCTATACTGCTAATACAAACTACGGGAACACTAGTTCCTCGTCTAATGCAATTTTAGAAATTCATTTTGATGCAAAAGGCCACACAAAACAGTAATAAACactcaaataaaatattttgaagATTGCAAAAATTACCAGAACATATCAGATGAACTGGAAACAATATTCTgcacattatgaacatttttaaacaggggagaagtcacattatctccactccaataaattgcctttgttgcataatgatttgaatatttcagaaaaaagcaaataatgcaataaaaatatgatatgcatatgaatgatctaATAACATCCTAATTaaggaaaattgggatgttacagataCCTCTCGAcgcgggcatgagtatgaaataccaatttcaactcttggaacatcttatatgctccatggcgttcaaaacatttttgaagtcccgatacttagccgtaaagcatggtgcactaaactatcaagtagtcatcataccgagcttgtcaaacgttcataacgtctgcatctgctcctgcaataggtctgtcatctagcggtgcatcaaggacataattcttctgtgcagcaatgagtataatcctcagatcacggaacaagtccgcatcattgctactatcatctttcaactaatttttctctaggaacatatcaaaaataaaataaacggggagctatatcgcgagctattgatctacaaacataatttgcaaatactatcaagactaagttcatgataaattaaagttcaattaatcatattacttaagaactcccacttagatagacatctctcgagtcatctaaatgatcacgcgATCCATAGCAACTagaccatgtccgatcatcacgtgagatggagtagtcatcaatggtgaacatctctatgttgatcatatctactatatgattcacgttagacctttcggtctccagtgttccgaggccatatctgcatatgctaggctcgtcaagttcaacccgagtattccgcatgtgcaaaactgtcttccacccgttgtatttgaacgtagagcttatcacacccgatcatcacgtggtgtctcggcacgacgaactgtcacaacggtgcatactcagggagaacacttataccttgaaatttaagtaagggatcatcttataatgctaccgccgtactaagcaaaataagatgcataaaagataaacatcacatgcaatcaaaatatgtgacatgatatggccatgatcatcttgtgcctttgatctccatctccaaagtaccatcatgatctctatcgtcaccggcatgacaccatgatctccatcatcttgatctctatcaacgtgtcgtcacatggttgtctcaccaactattgctcttgcaactattgctatcgcatagcgataaagtaaagcaattatttggcgcttgcatcttatgcaataaagagacaaccataaggcttctgccagttgccgataacttcaacaaaacatgatcatcttatacaataacttatatctcatcacgtcttgaccatatcacatcacaacaagccctgcgaaaacaagttagacgtcctctactttgttgttgcaagttttacgtggctgctacgggcttagcaagaatcgttcttacctacgcatcaaaaccacaacgattttttgtcaagtgtgctgttttaaccttcaacaaggaccgggcgtagtcacactcgattcaactaaagttggagaaactgacacccgccagccacctgtgtgcaaagcacgtcagtagaaccaatctcgcgtaagcgtacacgtaatgtcggtccgggccgcttcatccaacaataccttCGAATCAAAGTAcaacatgctggtaagcagtatgactattatcgcccacaactctttgtgttctactcgtgcatataatatctacgcatagacctggctcggatgccactgttggggaacgcagtaatttcaaaaatttcctacgttcacgcaagatctatctaggagatgcataacaacgacaggggagagtgtgtccacgtaccctcgtagaccgaaagcggaagcgtttagtaacgcggttgatgtagtcaaacgtcttcgcgatccaaccgatccaagtaccgaacgcacggcacctccgcgatctacacacgttcagctcggtgacgtccctcgaactcttgatccagttgaggccgagggagagttccgccagcacgacggcatggtgacggtgatgatgaagttaccggcgcagggcttcgcctaagcactacgacgatatgaccgaggtgtgtaattGTGGACgagggcaccacacacggctaagaaaaatcttcgagtgcctttggggtgcaccctacccacgtatataaaggagggaggaagaggaggtctgctctagagggggcgcgccaaggggggagtcctacttggactcccggtccaagtaggattcgcccccccccctttcatgttccaactaggagaaggaagggaaggaggaagaggggagaaggaaggaggggggcgccaccccctcctagtacaattcggaccagcccatgggggggggggcgaagcagccaccccttgaggcccttctctcctttccaatatggcccattaaggcccactacttcccacGGTGAATtaccgtaactctccggtactccgaaaaatacccgaatcactcggaacctttccgatgtccgaatatagccttccaatatatcgatctttacctctcgaccatttcgagactcctcatcatgtccgtgatctcatccaggactctgaacaagcttcggtcatcaaatcacataactcataatacaaatcttcatcgaacgttaagcgtgcggaccctacgggttcgagaactatgtagacatgaccgagacacatctctggtcaataaccgatagcggaagctggatgctcatattggctcctacatattctacgaagatctttatcggtcaaacagcataacaacatacgttgttccctttgtcatcggtatattacttgcccgagattcgatcctcggtatcatcatacctagttcaatctcgttaccggcaagtctctttactagttccgtcatacttcatcccgcaactaacttattagtcacgttgcttgcaaggcttatagtgatgagcattaccgagagggcccagagatacctctccgatacacggagtgacaaatcctaatctcaatctatgccaacccaacaaacaccttcggagacacctgtagaacatctttataatcacccagttacgttgtgatgtttgatagcacacaaggtgttcctccggtattcgggagttgcataatctcatagtttgaggaacatgtataagtcatgaagaaagcagtagccatgaaactgaaacgatcataatgctaagctaacgaatgggtcttgtccatcacatcattctctaatgatgtgatcccgatcatcaaatgacaacacatgtctatgactaggaaacttaaccatctttgattaacgagctagtcaagtacaggcatactagggacattctgtttttgtctatgtattcacacatgcactaagtttccagttaacacaattctagcatgaataataaatatttatcatgatataaggaaataaaataataactttattattgcctctaggcatatttccttcatcaccCTCCCACGATTATCATTTACTTAAAGAGGCCTTTGGAGCCCCTTCACATGGAtatctttgggcctccatcctttgatagtcttgggggtagaaagtattgcttggtgattgtggatgactattcaagatacacttgggtgtacttcttccagaggaagagtgagactcaacaaaccgtcattggctttgcaaatgaagctcaacgctaacgcaatgcaaagatcttgatgataagaagtgacaatggcaccgagttcaagaaccacaccttggatgagtttcttagtgatgaggggatcaagcatcaatattctgcaccttacacccctcaacaaaatggtgtagcggagaggaaaaaccggacattgatggatgcggcaaggaccatgatggcgtagttcaagtctccatacaacttttgggccaaagccatcaacaccgcgtgtcatgcatccaatcgggtCTATCTCTGCAAAGGCTTGAACaaaactccatatgagatactcaccggtaacaagcccaacctcaagtactttcgggtgttaggggtgtaagtgtttcattctcaagaaaggtgttcatttgtctaaatttgaggttagagctcatgagggcatatttgttggttatgctacaaactctcatgcttaccgtgtcctctaTAAGTCCACGGgaacttattgaggagacgtgtaatgcggagtttgatgagaataacggctcccaagtggagcaacgtggtacttgtgatgtaggtgatgaaattcccccccaagccataagaagaatgggtgttggttttatcctacccatttaggaaccccttgtggccgaaggagacgaacaatgttccactcaagtggaaccatcaccaacccaagacccacacgcttccgaagaacaaagtgaatgCCCTCAACCTCATggacaagatcaagggcaagatcaacctcaagatggtcttgaaccaccaagtgatgcccaaggtcaagttctctcctccgagcaagttcaagatcatgAACAAGCTCAatacgacgctcaagatgatcaagttactGCTCCTCAACTCACTCATGAGGA
This genomic window contains:
- the LOC141022689 gene encoding uncharacterized protein is translated as MPPRRDNRRNAAGGDNNGNDVPPYMQQLLQGQAQLIQLLVQHQNNNNNNNNPPPPPPVDMLTRFLRLNPQRFSSSPEPIVADDWLRAVNRNLETVGSTDAERVRFASHLLEGTAAAWWDNYLVTYPIATITWPQFQDAFRAAHVSVGAMSLKKKEFRSLRQGGRTVNAYVEEFNNLARYAPNDVNTDAARQEKFLEGLNDELSLQLTVATFRNCQDLIDKAIVLEGKQQAIENRKRKYNNNNRYNSGPQQKPRTSYHGNGGNGHHNHHGGNDHNHHGGNGHNHNGHHHHNGHKSNNGNGRGNGNGNGNGNGGNNNQNHQVTRAPKDLSQVQCFRCKAMGHYATDCPGAKNSGSSKPNPFQKGHVNHVNVEEVYNEPDAVIGKFLINSVPAVVLFDTGASHSFISRVFVDKHGLPTKTLSMPIRVSSPGAEMIAGVGCHQLMLSIGKHEFPTDLIILKSQGLDIILGMDWLQLYKGRIDCAS